One window from the genome of Lysobacter helvus encodes:
- a CDS encoding EF-hand domain-containing protein: MKSNRSPLYFALALTLAAPLAFAQSAQTTPQSATPQATTTTESTTTTQSTDAQANTNANVNAATPATPATPATPQSATDAMAQTPATPATPATPQKKNWSELDVDQNGSLSVSEAAPVQSLTKAFTKADANADGQLTQDEYKAYLAANGKAKARSGSGG, encoded by the coding sequence ATGAAGTCCAATCGCAGCCCGCTTTATTTCGCCCTGGCCCTGACGCTCGCCGCGCCGCTCGCCTTCGCGCAGTCGGCCCAGACCACGCCGCAGTCGGCGACCCCGCAGGCCACGACGACCACCGAATCCACGACGACCACGCAGTCGACGGATGCGCAGGCCAACACGAACGCGAACGTCAACGCCGCCACCCCGGCGACGCCCGCCACCCCGGCCACCCCGCAGAGCGCGACCGACGCGATGGCGCAGACGCCCGCGACGCCGGCCACGCCTGCCACGCCGCAGAAGAAGAACTGGTCGGAGCTCGACGTCGACCAGAACGGCTCGCTGAGCGTGTCGGAAGCCGCGCCGGTGCAGAGCCTGACGAAGGCGTTCACCAAGGCTGACGCCAACGCCGACGGCCAGCTGACGCAGGACGAATACAAGGCCTACCTCGCCGCCAACGGCAAGGCCAAGGCCCGCTCGGGTTCGGGCGGCTAA
- a CDS encoding EF-hand domain-containing protein codes for MTGTKTLLGIALGVSIAGVAVAQSASPPETPTPQAKKTGGNQEAVKAATPSPDTAMARLDTDKDGRVSSSEASADPTFDSGFAAMDADGDGYVTDNEFHAKAKATSKPKSP; via the coding sequence ATGACAGGCACGAAAACACTGCTCGGCATTGCGCTGGGTGTCTCGATCGCCGGCGTGGCGGTCGCGCAGTCCGCGTCTCCGCCGGAAACGCCGACGCCGCAGGCGAAGAAGACCGGCGGCAACCAGGAAGCGGTGAAGGCGGCCACGCCGTCACCCGACACGGCGATGGCGCGGCTGGATACCGACAAGGACGGACGCGTGAGTTCGAGCGAAGCCAGTGCGGATCCGACATTCGATTCGGGATTCGCGGCGATGGACGCCGATGGCGATGGCTACGTCACCGACAACGAGTTCCATGCGAAGGCGAAGGCGACGTCGAAGCCGAAGTCGCCCTGA
- a CDS encoding CPXCG motif-containing cysteine-rich protein — protein sequence MLPTADISCPYCGETITLVIDDSAGAQRYIEDCHVCCRPIVVDVSIDDDGDPVVHASAEDDA from the coding sequence ATGCTGCCGACCGCCGACATCTCGTGTCCGTACTGCGGCGAGACGATCACGCTGGTGATCGACGATTCGGCGGGCGCGCAGCGTTACATCGAGGATTGCCACGTGTGTTGCCGGCCGATCGTGGTGGATGTGTCGATCGACGACGACGGCGATCCGGTGGTGCACGCTTCGGCCGAGGACGACGCCTGA
- a CDS encoding DUF1993 domain-containing protein produces MAYSMYHATVPVMVRALRNLRSVLQIGEKFANDKGIAPEVLLQSRLIADMLPLIKQVQIATDTSKFAVARLTATDPVSFTDDETTFEQLYARLDRCIEVLGAYKPEQFDGAESREVAFKTRTAELKFTGADYLGTYALPNLFFHATTAYAILRVAGAPLGKTDYLAGAGR; encoded by the coding sequence ATGGCGTACTCGATGTACCACGCGACGGTGCCGGTGATGGTGCGTGCCCTGCGCAACCTGCGCAGCGTCCTGCAGATCGGCGAGAAGTTCGCGAACGACAAGGGCATCGCGCCCGAGGTGCTGCTGCAGTCGCGCCTCATCGCCGACATGCTGCCGCTGATCAAGCAGGTGCAGATCGCGACCGACACGTCCAAGTTCGCGGTCGCGCGGTTGACGGCGACCGATCCGGTGTCCTTCACCGACGACGAAACCACGTTCGAGCAGTTGTACGCGCGCCTGGATCGCTGCATCGAAGTGCTCGGCGCGTACAAGCCGGAGCAGTTCGACGGCGCGGAATCGCGCGAAGTGGCGTTCAAGACGCGCACGGCCGAGCTGAAGTTCACCGGCGCCGATTACCTCGGCACCTATGCGCTGCCCAACCTGTTCTTCCACGCCACCACCGCCTACGCGATCCTGCGCGTCGCCGGCGCGCCGCTGGGCAAGACGGACTACCTCGCGGGCGCGGGGCGCTGA
- a CDS encoding putative bifunctional diguanylate cyclase/phosphodiesterase — MTAPRAGTTSQATDGTPLPAALLGARAPAEAIAAWFAQAPHLPAMGACVLWSTHWPRDVRAWPEGPVDPGVLARAIDAVARSRAGVNDAANPRVLHDDGEDAVAVLHCPAGPVDADPALRLRLAELLGMQQMQESVARLEQAEKLQRSLYAIADMAGSDLDMPDMLRGLHRIVSDLMYAENFYIALYDRERDALRFLYFADVVDDQDKLLPDEEVPLAHFERGLTWYLVRDKRPLMGATEDLQKQVSGPLRLHGADSSDWLGVPMLREGEVHGVVVVQSYTGDRCYTTAEMSLLAFVAEHILTALERKRGRAELEQHVVERTQQLQVANSELRREVGERERGERLQAALYRIAALASLDETSDGFYRHVHAIVGELIDARNFYIGLLSEDGMVVSFPYAADEFERDWSARSFGRGLTEFVLQTGRPQLVKRPDAMDMITAGLLDPAMMGAPTQVWLGAPLLSTEGAIGVVAVQSYESSTAYDERDAELLTFVSYQIGSSLQRRRAAELLRQANAELETRVEERTVELREQIQVRQHIEAQLQHQVMHDALTGLPNRIYLRDRIERAIGGLRRDVQWGFGLLYIDVDRFKVVNDSLGHSAGDALLKEVASRLSGCVREPDVVARMAGDEFVMLLEHVQQPETACKVAQRVLRALQPTLQVAGRDLQLSASIGIAIADAGCESADRILHDADTALYRAKTAGRNRFVLFDDAMHQTAMGVLDLEQALRDALLRDEFEPWFQPIVRLDDDSVVGYEALLRWRSASRGVLRPGEFMKVAEDSGLIEPIDWRMFRLALQAGRALVAPRGDGVQRYITLNVSPRLFQHNDFDRRLLDLVAENGFDPAALRLEVTEGTLLGDPEAMVATLHRLREAGVEAALDDFGTGYSSLGHVHRFPLRMIKIDQSFVAPFANGESPRSSAVIEAILALGNALGVEIVAEGIETAAQHDVLKRMGCTYGQGYRFAAPQPASHWLG, encoded by the coding sequence ATGACCGCGCCACGCGCCGGCACGACATCGCAAGCAACAGACGGGACGCCGTTGCCGGCGGCCCTGCTGGGTGCGCGCGCGCCGGCGGAGGCCATCGCAGCCTGGTTCGCGCAGGCCCCGCACCTGCCGGCCATGGGCGCCTGCGTGCTGTGGTCGACGCACTGGCCGCGCGACGTGCGCGCCTGGCCGGAAGGCCCCGTGGACCCCGGCGTCCTGGCGCGGGCGATCGATGCCGTCGCGCGCAGCCGCGCGGGCGTGAACGACGCTGCCAACCCCCGCGTGCTGCACGACGACGGCGAGGATGCCGTCGCCGTCCTGCATTGCCCGGCCGGTCCCGTGGACGCGGACCCTGCCCTGCGCCTGCGCCTGGCCGAGTTGCTGGGCATGCAGCAGATGCAGGAAAGCGTGGCGCGCCTGGAGCAGGCCGAAAAGCTGCAGCGCTCGCTCTACGCGATCGCCGACATGGCGGGGTCGGACCTCGACATGCCGGACATGCTGCGCGGCCTGCACCGCATCGTCTCCGACCTGATGTACGCGGAGAACTTCTACATCGCGCTGTACGACCGCGAACGCGATGCGTTGCGCTTCCTCTATTTCGCGGACGTGGTGGACGACCAGGACAAGCTGCTGCCGGACGAGGAGGTGCCGCTGGCGCACTTCGAGCGCGGCCTCACGTGGTACCTGGTGCGCGACAAGCGCCCGCTGATGGGCGCCACCGAGGATCTGCAGAAGCAGGTCTCCGGCCCGCTGCGCCTGCACGGCGCGGACAGCAGCGACTGGCTGGGCGTGCCCATGTTGCGCGAAGGCGAGGTCCACGGCGTGGTGGTCGTGCAGAGTTACACCGGCGATCGGTGCTACACGACGGCGGAGATGTCGCTCCTGGCCTTCGTGGCCGAGCACATCCTCACCGCGCTGGAACGCAAGCGTGGCCGCGCCGAACTCGAACAGCACGTCGTCGAGCGCACGCAGCAGCTGCAGGTGGCCAACAGCGAACTGCGCCGCGAAGTGGGCGAGCGCGAACGCGGCGAACGCCTGCAGGCCGCGCTGTACCGCATCGCCGCGCTGGCGAGCCTGGACGAAACCAGCGATGGCTTCTATCGCCACGTGCACGCGATCGTCGGCGAGCTGATCGACGCGCGCAATTTCTACATCGGCCTGTTGTCGGAGGACGGCATGGTCGTGTCGTTCCCCTACGCGGCCGATGAATTCGAACGCGACTGGAGCGCGCGCAGCTTCGGCCGCGGCCTCACCGAATTCGTGCTGCAGACCGGGCGCCCGCAATTGGTGAAGCGCCCCGATGCGATGGACATGATCACCGCCGGCTTGCTGGACCCCGCCATGATGGGCGCGCCCACGCAGGTCTGGCTCGGCGCGCCGCTGCTCAGCACCGAGGGGGCGATCGGCGTCGTCGCGGTGCAGAGCTACGAATCCAGCACCGCCTACGACGAGCGCGATGCGGAACTGCTGACGTTCGTGTCCTACCAGATCGGCAGTTCGCTGCAGCGCCGGCGCGCGGCGGAACTGCTGCGCCAGGCCAACGCCGAACTCGAGACGCGCGTCGAGGAGCGCACGGTCGAGCTGCGCGAACAGATCCAGGTGCGCCAGCACATCGAAGCGCAGCTGCAGCACCAGGTAATGCACGATGCGCTCACGGGCCTGCCGAACCGCATCTACCTGCGCGATCGCATCGAGCGCGCGATCGGCGGGCTGCGTCGCGATGTGCAGTGGGGCTTCGGCCTGCTCTACATCGACGTGGACCGCTTCAAGGTGGTCAACGACAGCCTCGGCCACAGCGCCGGCGACGCCCTGCTGAAGGAAGTGGCCAGCCGCCTGTCCGGGTGCGTGCGCGAGCCCGACGTGGTGGCGCGCATGGCGGGCGACGAATTCGTGATGCTGCTCGAACACGTGCAGCAGCCCGAAACCGCCTGCAAGGTGGCGCAGCGCGTGTTGCGCGCCTTGCAGCCGACGCTGCAGGTGGCCGGGCGCGACCTGCAGCTTTCGGCGAGCATCGGCATCGCGATCGCCGACGCAGGCTGCGAGTCCGCCGACCGCATCCTGCACGACGCCGACACCGCGCTCTATCGCGCCAAGACCGCGGGCCGCAATCGCTTCGTGCTGTTCGACGATGCGATGCACCAGACCGCGATGGGCGTGCTCGACCTCGAGCAGGCGCTGCGCGACGCCTTGCTGCGCGACGAATTCGAACCGTGGTTCCAGCCCATCGTGCGCCTGGACGATGATTCGGTGGTGGGCTACGAAGCCTTGCTGCGTTGGCGCAGTGCGTCGCGCGGCGTGCTGCGGCCGGGCGAGTTCATGAAGGTCGCAGAAGACAGCGGGCTGATCGAACCGATCGACTGGCGCATGTTCCGCCTCGCGTTGCAGGCCGGCCGCGCGCTGGTCGCGCCGCGCGGCGATGGCGTGCAGCGCTACATCACGCTCAACGTGTCGCCGCGCTTGTTCCAGCACAACGATTTCGATCGCCGCCTGCTGGACCTGGTGGCCGAGAACGGCTTCGATCCGGCGGCGCTGCGCCTGGAAGTCACCGAAGGCACGCTGCTCGGCGATCCCGAGGCGATGGTGGCCACGCTGCATCGCCTGCGCGAAGCCGGCGTGGAAGCCGCGCTCGACGATTTCGGCACGGGCTACTCCTCGCTCGGCCACGTGCATCGTTTCCCGTTGCGCATGATCAAGATCGACCAGAGCTTCGTCGCGCCGTTCGCGAACGGGGAATCGCCGCGCAGCTCTGCAGTGATCGAAGCCATCCTCGCGCTCGGCAATGCGCTGGGCGTGGAGATCGTGGCCGAGGGCATCGAGACCGCCGCGCAGCACGACGTGCTCAAGCGGATGGGCTGCACCTACGGCCAGGGCTATCGCTTCGCCGCGCCGCAGCCGGCCAGCCACTGGCTGGGATAG
- a CDS encoding ATP-binding protein, with protein MTLPSAPVPAPDDGRTPDTPAPSERWLEIGDRADIGLLRTDAHGRIVDVNTAAARLLGRGIETLRGVDLSHLVEDDARPAVTSALHDLRLRHGPIALDVRLARVQGATARMLMRLSPVRDTAGVLRASTVVLLELDERAPLVHGGDTEQAIASLRASEERCRSLFATIDQGFCVIEVLFDGDRAVDYRFLETNAAFERHTGLRDAVGKRMRELAPSHEEHWFELYGRVARTGQPVREVLPARELDDRMYEVHAFPYGAPGSNRVAVMFDDITLRTRTEHALRVSEERFRYVANATPSILWSASADGELTWLSDRWLEYTGLPVRVDRDSRNGAIHPADRHLAAEAWARAHAGADFDVELRLRRRDGAYRWFLVRAKAMRDDDGQVTAWYGSTTDIHDHKLAEVALRDVDRRKDEFLATLAHELRNPLAPLRNCLHILRMADEGDGAAVDSERLHAVMERQVAQLVRLVDDLMEVSRITRGMVPLHLQAVTIQDVVERAVETSRPLLDAAHHTLDIDMPTLPLPLRADPVRLAQVLSNLLNNAAKYTNPGGHIVLSATRQDADVVLRVRDNGLGIEPDELDRVFDLFNQAEHSIGHAAGGLGIGLTLVRSLVELHGGTVLARSGGLGQGSEFEVRLPLHDGDAVDFSDDEVSGGPMGAAHQRLRLLVVDDNREHTDSLALYLRMTGHTVRTAYDAASALVWQGTFSPDAVLLDLGLPGVDGLEVCRRMRAAGGEALVIVAITGRGQASDRQRSAEAGFDAHLVKPVDPAALVTLVDSLLRIQRREA; from the coding sequence ATGACACTCCCGTCCGCCCCCGTGCCCGCGCCTGACGACGGCCGCACGCCGGATACGCCGGCGCCGTCGGAGCGGTGGCTGGAGATCGGCGATCGCGCGGACATCGGCCTGCTGCGCACCGATGCGCACGGCCGCATCGTCGACGTGAACACCGCTGCCGCGCGACTGCTCGGGCGTGGCATCGAAACATTGCGCGGCGTCGACCTGTCGCACCTCGTGGAGGACGACGCGCGCCCCGCGGTGACATCGGCGCTGCACGACCTGCGCCTGCGCCACGGCCCCATCGCGCTCGACGTGCGCCTGGCGCGCGTGCAGGGCGCGACCGCGCGCATGCTGATGCGCCTGAGCCCGGTGCGCGACACGGCCGGCGTATTGCGCGCATCGACGGTGGTGTTGCTGGAACTGGACGAGCGCGCACCGCTGGTGCACGGCGGCGACACCGAGCAGGCGATCGCCTCGTTGCGCGCGAGCGAGGAACGTTGCCGTTCGTTGTTCGCGACGATCGACCAGGGCTTCTGCGTGATCGAAGTGCTGTTCGACGGCGATCGCGCGGTGGACTACCGCTTCCTGGAAACCAACGCCGCCTTCGAGCGCCACACCGGCCTGCGCGATGCGGTGGGCAAGCGGATGCGCGAACTCGCCCCGTCGCACGAGGAGCACTGGTTCGAACTCTACGGCCGCGTGGCGCGCACGGGCCAGCCGGTGCGCGAGGTCCTGCCCGCGCGCGAGCTGGACGACCGCATGTACGAAGTGCATGCCTTCCCGTACGGCGCGCCGGGCTCGAACCGCGTGGCGGTGATGTTCGACGACATCACCCTGCGCACGCGCACGGAGCACGCGCTGCGCGTGAGCGAAGAACGCTTCCGCTACGTGGCGAACGCCACGCCGTCGATCCTGTGGAGCGCCAGCGCCGACGGCGAACTGACCTGGCTCAGCGATCGCTGGCTCGAATACACCGGCCTGCCCGTACGCGTGGATCGCGACTCGCGCAACGGCGCGATCCATCCCGCCGATCGCCACCTCGCCGCCGAAGCCTGGGCGCGCGCGCATGCCGGTGCGGATTTCGATGTCGAGCTGCGCCTGCGCCGCCGCGACGGCGCGTATCGCTGGTTCCTCGTGCGCGCCAAGGCGATGCGCGACGACGACGGCCAGGTCACTGCGTGGTACGGCTCGACCACCGACATCCACGACCACAAGCTGGCCGAAGTGGCGCTGCGCGACGTCGATCGCCGCAAGGACGAATTCCTCGCCACGCTCGCGCACGAACTGCGCAATCCGCTCGCGCCGCTGCGCAACTGCCTGCACATCCTGCGCATGGCGGACGAGGGCGATGGCGCCGCGGTGGACAGCGAGCGCCTGCACGCGGTGATGGAACGCCAGGTCGCGCAACTCGTGCGCCTGGTCGACGACCTGATGGAAGTCTCGCGCATCACGCGCGGCATGGTGCCGTTGCACCTGCAGGCGGTGACGATCCAGGACGTCGTGGAGCGCGCGGTGGAGACGAGTCGTCCGTTGCTGGATGCCGCGCACCACACGCTCGACATCGACATGCCCACGCTGCCGCTGCCGTTGCGCGCCGATCCCGTGCGCCTCGCGCAAGTGCTGTCGAACCTGTTGAACAACGCCGCCAAGTACACCAACCCCGGCGGCCACATCGTGCTGTCGGCGACGCGCCAGGACGCGGACGTGGTGCTGCGCGTGCGCGACAACGGGCTGGGCATCGAGCCGGATGAACTCGACCGCGTGTTCGACCTGTTCAACCAGGCCGAGCATTCCATCGGACACGCGGCGGGCGGCCTCGGCATCGGGCTGACGCTCGTGCGCAGCCTCGTCGAACTGCACGGCGGCACCGTGCTCGCGCGCAGCGGCGGCCTGGGGCAGGGCAGCGAGTTCGAAGTGCGCTTGCCGCTGCACGATGGCGACGCGGTGGATTTCAGCGACGACGAGGTGTCCGGCGGCCCCATGGGAGCCGCGCACCAGCGCTTGCGCTTGCTCGTGGTGGACGACAACCGCGAACACACCGATTCGCTGGCGCTCTACCTGCGCATGACAGGGCACACGGTGCGCACCGCCTACGACGCAGCGTCCGCGCTGGTATGGCAGGGCACGTTCTCGCCCGATGCGGTGTTGCTGGACCTCGGGCTGCCCGGCGTCGATGGCCTCGAAGTGTGCCGGCGCATGCGCGCTGCGGGCGGCGAGGCGCTGGTGATCGTGGCGATCACGGGGCGCGGGCAGGCGTCGGATCGACAGCGCAGCGCGGAGGCGGGATTCGACGCGCACCTGGTCAAGCCGGTGGATCCGGCGGCGCTGGTGACGCTGGTGGATTCATTGCTGCGCATCCAGCGGCGCGAAGCCTGA
- a CDS encoding thioredoxin family protein, with amino-acid sequence MAFARNYESTEPARHDVDARAGPAVIEFGAPWCGHCIAAQPAIEVAFATHDDVRHVKVEDGRGQPLGRSYRVKLWPTLVFLRDGEEVARIVRPLTAAPVAEALAAIDPPADA; translated from the coding sequence ATGGCGTTCGCGCGCAACTACGAATCCACCGAGCCCGCACGACACGACGTCGATGCGCGTGCCGGCCCCGCCGTGATCGAATTCGGCGCGCCGTGGTGCGGGCATTGCATCGCGGCGCAACCGGCGATCGAAGTCGCGTTCGCCACGCACGACGACGTGCGACACGTGAAAGTCGAAGACGGACGTGGACAACCGCTCGGGCGCTCGTACCGCGTCAAGTTGTGGCCTACGTTGGTGTTCCTGCGCGATGGCGAAGAGGTGGCGCGCATCGTGCGGCCGCTCACCGCGGCGCCCGTCGCCGAGGCCCTTGCCGCGATCGATCCGCCGGCGGATGCATGA
- a CDS encoding lytic transglycosylase domain-containing protein: MTRTAALAFGLLLLLPCSGLHARTVYECLRDERLSLSTAPEPGARCKAKRVNDRKAKVPNFWGDLGPVRGNLYTTRMNGRVVYSTRAIPGWKEVAEPVKIHAPRDSWAHEGLGEFGAPQLNVFAAQFTAAAKRNGVEDAWLRAIAHAESGFDPRALSPKGAQGLMQLMPALSREYGVSDPYSSTQSIDGAARHIRSLMRRYKGDLVLVAAAYNAGVGAVERYGGVPPYAETEAYVEKVQALVERYRSALQKPVRRARRS, from the coding sequence ATGACGCGCACGGCCGCCCTTGCTTTCGGTCTGCTGCTCCTGTTGCCCTGCAGCGGGCTGCACGCGCGCACCGTCTACGAATGCCTGCGCGACGAACGCCTGAGCTTGTCGACCGCACCCGAGCCCGGCGCCCGCTGCAAGGCCAAGCGCGTCAACGACCGCAAGGCGAAGGTCCCGAACTTCTGGGGCGACCTGGGCCCCGTGCGCGGCAACCTCTACACGACGCGCATGAACGGACGCGTGGTGTACAGCACGCGTGCGATCCCCGGCTGGAAGGAAGTGGCCGAGCCGGTGAAGATCCACGCGCCGCGCGATTCGTGGGCGCATGAAGGCCTGGGCGAATTCGGGGCGCCGCAGTTGAACGTCTTCGCTGCGCAGTTCACCGCCGCCGCGAAGCGCAACGGTGTCGAAGACGCCTGGCTGCGCGCGATCGCGCACGCCGAGAGCGGCTTCGATCCGCGCGCGCTGTCGCCGAAGGGCGCGCAGGGCCTGATGCAGCTGATGCCTGCGCTCTCGCGTGAATACGGCGTGTCCGATCCGTACTCCTCGACGCAATCCATCGATGGTGCAGCGCGCCACATCCGCAGCCTGATGCGCCGCTACAAGGGCGACCTGGTGCTGGTGGCCGCCGCCTACAACGCCGGCGTGGGCGCGGTGGAACGCTACGGGGGCGTGCCGCCGTACGCGGAAACCGAGGCCTACGTCGAGAAGGTCCAGGCCCTCGTCGAGCGCTACCGCAGCGCGTTGCAGAAACCCGTGCGCCGCGCGCGCCGTAGCTGA
- a CDS encoding lytic transglycosylase domain-containing protein encodes MRTPRLILAWLLLPLVVITGAAHARTVYRCTRDGTVSLSTAPEPGSKCVAQHFDDDAAKVPNLWGNLGVVKGTLYERQQDGKTVYGTRKLPGSVPVLAFTVQTPPGSPAHEGLGQLGPPRLDRFPAEFRAASKRSGVEDAMLRAFAHAESGFDPKAISSKGAQGVMQLMPEVAREYSVDDPFSPAQSIDGGARHIKSLLRRYKGDLELAAAAYNAGIGTVAQYSGVPPYKETVAYVAKVQALYERYKTALAKATPAKAKRRR; translated from the coding sequence ATGCGAACCCCCCGGCTCATCCTTGCGTGGCTGTTGCTGCCTCTCGTGGTCATCACGGGGGCCGCCCACGCCCGCACCGTCTACCGCTGCACGCGCGACGGCACCGTTTCGCTCTCCACGGCACCCGAGCCCGGGTCGAAGTGCGTCGCGCAACATTTCGACGACGACGCGGCGAAGGTGCCCAACCTCTGGGGCAACCTCGGCGTCGTGAAGGGCACGTTGTACGAACGCCAGCAGGATGGGAAGACGGTGTACGGCACGCGCAAGTTGCCGGGGTCGGTGCCGGTGCTCGCGTTCACCGTGCAGACACCGCCGGGATCGCCGGCGCATGAAGGCCTCGGGCAACTGGGGCCGCCGCGGCTGGATCGTTTCCCTGCGGAATTCCGCGCGGCGTCGAAGCGCAGCGGCGTGGAAGACGCGATGCTGCGCGCGTTCGCGCACGCCGAAAGCGGCTTCGATCCGAAGGCGATCTCCAGCAAGGGCGCGCAGGGCGTGATGCAGTTGATGCCGGAAGTCGCGCGCGAGTATTCGGTGGACGATCCGTTTTCGCCCGCGCAATCCATCGACGGCGGCGCACGCCACATCAAGTCGCTGCTGCGTCGCTACAAGGGCGACCTGGAACTGGCGGCCGCGGCCTACAACGCGGGCATCGGCACGGTGGCGCAGTACTCGGGCGTGCCGCCGTACAAGGAAACCGTCGCCTACGTGGCGAAGGTCCAGGCCCTCTACGAGCGCTACAAGACGGCGTTGGCGAAGGCGACGCCCGCGAAGGCGAAGCGGCGCCGCTGA
- a CDS encoding proline iminopeptidase-family hydrolase, giving the protein MRTFLFSMLLGLFATTASAADPPTLHQYFDATGHADAWQGGVRMIPIHTPAGDFRVWTKRVGNNPRIKVLLLHGGPGATHEPFEVFDSFLPSDGVEYYYYDQLGSYYSDQPDDPRLLTIDRFVDEVEQVRQALHLDESNFYLLGHSWGGMLAMEYALKYPQHLKGLVISNMVSSIPAYNKYASEVLMPELDPAALAELKRLDAAKDYANPRFDALLQPHYEHHILRRPMAEWPEPVLRGFQRHINKKVYVPMQGPSELGASGLLVNWDRTSDLAKIPVPTLVIGARYDTMDPKFMEMMSKRLPKGEYLYCPNGSHMAYYDDQQVYFAGLLRFLHRVDDAGARTASTH; this is encoded by the coding sequence ATGCGCACGTTCCTGTTCTCGATGTTGCTGGGCCTGTTCGCCACCACGGCTTCGGCCGCGGATCCGCCCACCCTCCACCAGTACTTCGACGCCACCGGCCACGCCGATGCCTGGCAGGGCGGCGTGCGCATGATCCCGATCCACACGCCGGCGGGGGACTTCCGCGTGTGGACCAAGCGTGTCGGCAACAACCCGCGCATCAAGGTGTTGCTGCTGCACGGCGGGCCCGGTGCGACGCACGAGCCGTTCGAAGTGTTCGACAGCTTCCTGCCCTCCGACGGCGTCGAGTACTACTACTACGACCAGCTCGGCTCGTACTACAGCGACCAGCCGGACGATCCGCGCCTGCTCACCATCGATCGCTTCGTCGACGAAGTGGAGCAGGTGCGCCAGGCCCTGCACCTGGACGAAAGCAACTTCTACCTGCTGGGCCACTCGTGGGGCGGCATGCTCGCGATGGAGTACGCGCTGAAGTATCCGCAGCACCTGAAGGGACTGGTGATCTCGAACATGGTCTCCAGCATTCCCGCGTACAACAAGTACGCGAGCGAGGTGCTGATGCCGGAGCTCGACCCCGCCGCGCTCGCCGAACTCAAGCGCCTGGACGCGGCGAAGGACTACGCCAACCCGCGATTCGACGCGCTGCTGCAGCCGCATTACGAACACCACATCCTGCGCCGCCCGATGGCGGAGTGGCCGGAACCGGTGCTGCGCGGCTTCCAGCGCCACATCAACAAGAAGGTCTACGTCCCGATGCAGGGCCCGAGCGAACTCGGCGCGAGCGGCCTGCTCGTGAATTGGGATCGCACCAGCGACCTCGCGAAGATCCCCGTGCCCACGCTCGTCATCGGTGCGCGCTACGACACCATGGATCCGAAGTTCATGGAGATGATGAGCAAGCGCCTGCCGAAGGGCGAATACCTGTACTGCCCCAACGGCAGCCACATGGCGTACTACGACGACCAGCAGGTGTACTTCGCCGGCCTGCTGCGCTTCCTGCATCGCGTCGACGATGCCGGTGCGCGCACCGCGTCGACGCACTGA
- a CDS encoding DUF1801 domain-containing protein, whose protein sequence is MKKATPEEAAMDPSVLIDEKIASLNDWRGKMLARLRALIHEAVPGVVEEWKWRVPVWSKDGILCTGETYKDKVKLTFAKGASVDDPAGLFNSSLDGNTRRAIDFREGDKVDEKAFKALLRAAVAVNKRKD, encoded by the coding sequence ATGAAGAAAGCGACCCCCGAAGAAGCCGCGATGGATCCGTCGGTGCTGATCGACGAGAAGATTGCTTCCCTCAACGACTGGCGCGGCAAGATGCTCGCGCGCCTGCGCGCACTGATCCACGAAGCGGTGCCCGGCGTCGTCGAGGAATGGAAGTGGCGCGTCCCCGTGTGGTCGAAGGACGGCATCCTCTGCACCGGCGAGACCTACAAGGACAAGGTGAAGCTGACGTTCGCCAAGGGCGCGTCGGTGGACGATCCCGCGGGCCTGTTCAATTCGAGCCTCGACGGCAACACGCGCCGCGCGATCGACTTCCGCGAAGGCGACAAGGTCGACGAGAAGGCGTTCAAGGCGTTGCTGCGGGCGGCGGTGGCGGTCAACAAGCGCAAGGACTGA
- a CDS encoding DUF1801 domain-containing protein, with protein MSSKTRAASPVLLSGGNPQIAKGDGDTPVQAYIAAMPGWKQDIGRRLDALITRTLPDVRKAVKYNSPLYGAVVRDDWCLSFHCFERYIKVAFFGGTSLRPMPPVESKTPGTRYLHLHEGEALDEVQLADWIRQAGTLPGQRL; from the coding sequence ATGTCGTCGAAGACGCGCGCCGCATCGCCGGTCCTGCTCTCCGGCGGCAACCCGCAAATCGCGAAAGGCGACGGGGACACTCCCGTGCAGGCGTACATCGCCGCGATGCCCGGTTGGAAGCAAGACATCGGCCGCCGCCTCGACGCACTGATCACCCGCACGCTGCCCGACGTGCGCAAGGCCGTGAAGTACAACTCGCCGCTCTACGGCGCGGTGGTGCGCGACGACTGGTGCCTCTCGTTCCACTGCTTCGAGCGCTACATCAAGGTGGCCTTCTTCGGCGGCACGTCGCTGCGCCCGATGCCGCCCGTCGAATCGAAAACGCCCGGCACGCGTTACCTGCACCTCCACGAAGGCGAAGCGCTCGACGAAGTACAACTCGCCGACTGGATCCGGCAAGCCGGCACGCTGCCCGGACAACGCCTCTGA